The genomic DNA ATCCCCATAGAGATAGAGTATAGATGTAACATTAAATCCAGCGGCTAAGTTCAACCTCATTTTATCTGTTAATGCCGCTGGCACTACAGATAAAACGCTAATTGTTATAGTTCCCCGCGTCTTTATCAAAAATACCGATATAATTATTATAAAAATCATTATTCTTAACCGTTGCATAGGATGTACTGTAAAGAATTATTCCGGCGCTGTTAACAGCAGCTTCTATACGATCCGGATCTCCCGGCAATAATCCGTTCGAGTCATGAATCAAGTTGTTTTCAATGGTCAGATGGCTTGCCGTATCCGCAAATATCAAGGCATTATTATCGTGGGTATCGGCATTTAATCCCGTCAGGTCACAGTTCTTAATAGTAATATTATTGGACTGAAAAACACCCACCAGGAAGTTGACCCCACCCGTGTCTACCTGGGTGGAAGTAAAACCATCCCAGGTAATGTAGTTTCGGTTGAAAGCCCCTATAACGGGACCGTCCATATTGCCCGTTAAAACCGGACTTTCACCGGGGTAAGCTTTAAATATGATTGGATTCCCTGCTGTGCCTGAATTTGCCGGATTCATTGCAGGTATGTCGTAATTTGCCGCATTTCCAGGATCATAGACACCGGTACGGAAGTAGACTGTGTCGCCTGCCTTAGCATTTGTTATTGCCGTCTGCCATGAACAGGGAGTTGCCGTGTTTGAACAATCGGCCCACACTGCCGAGCCCGAAGTTGAAACATAATATGTAGCAGCCTCAATAAAATTCGGTGT from Deltaproteobacteria bacterium includes the following:
- a CDS encoding right-handed parallel beta-helix repeat-containing protein, which produces MHKIRKSFIIFIFFNVIVICTPNFIEAATYYVSTSGSAVWADCSNTATPCSWQTAITNAKAGDTVYFRTGVYDPGNAANYDIPAMNPANSGTAGNPIIFKAYPGESPVLTGNMDGPVIGAFNRNYITWDGFTSTQVDTGGVNFLVGVFQSNNITIKNCDLTGLNADTHDNNALIFADTASHLTIENNLIHDSNGLLPGDPDRIEAAVNSAGIILYSTSYATVKNNDFYNNYIGIFDKDAGNYNN